GCGCCCTCCTAGGGCACGAACTCGTGGATGCACTCGGTTTCGGTAACCGTCACCGATAGAGCATCCGCCCGCCACCCCGCGGCCGCCAACAACGCCACTGCCAATACCAGCAGCATCTCCGGCCGCCACCTCGCCATGGCTACATCTTAGTAGAAGCTAGTGTGACCGTAGAGGTCCAGCGCCCCCTGACGTAGAGGTCCAGATTCAGGGTTGGGAGGCGATGCGAGGggaaatttttaatttttttgcccCCAATTATGTTGGAACTTTTTTTTTGAGATGGATTATGTTGGAACTTTGTGACTTCCGTTTGAGGATAAGAGGACAAAACCTTTCTGAGTGGCCGAATACTCACTTTCTCACCATTTACTCTGGAGCAGCCTTGCTTGGCCCCCGCCGCGGAAGAGTGAGGAGGACTTCTTCTCCCGCTTCCTCGCCGGGGCCACCCCAGCCGCCCGCCGTCCTAGCCCCGCGGCGCCATTCCCCCCGCCGTCCCACGCACTCCTCAACGCGGCCGCCTCCTCACCGAGGTACAGTTCTTATCCTATTTCTTCCGATCTTTATCGGTGTTGCTCTGCTGAAGAGGTTCGCCACTTCGCCGGGATTCGATTCTTTGGTTGTATAGCATACATAGAATATTAGCAGTCTGGTCTTGAGAACAGAGATTCCAGAACTTGGAGAACAGTTTAGGAGCTTTTGTTCTGTACGAAGAAGACGGATTTCTTCAAATCTCTCCCACTTGACTCCGATGCTAATGGTCTTCGATCTTCAAAAAGGCATGTCTGAAGTATGTCGTAGCACGTGAGTGGCAGACATGGCAGGATAAAAAATAGAATGGATGGTCAGATATGTGGAGTTAGTCACGATTACACTTGCTATCGCCCTTTTCAAAAGGGGTGACAGTGACGACAAGTGCACCATAGTTTGTCCGACAGTTATATTCTCTCGATTGTGTTTGAACTTGGCTGCGAAGATGCCTCGTCTTTTCCCCCCTTGAGCATCATTGAGTCCACTTACGCTGAATTGTCTCCATCGTGCACAAATTTACATGTTGAACTTGGCTGCCAAGATACTGCCCTCTGTTTCCTCCCGGTTTCCTTGTGGAATTTGTCCTCTGAATTGTAACCTATATAATATTGATGAGGTTGGTATATCCTTCCACAAACATGATAAATATGCCCTCACTTCACTTGCGAACACCTATCTTTTGCAGAAGCAAAGTTTGAGGTTCCAGGCATGGTGCCAAACATGGAGGAGCCCCTTGTTGGGGGCAACGTTGAGAAGATAGGAGGGCCAGGAGAGAGCTTGGTAGTGATTGAGGTCAAGAAGCAGTTGTACCTTGCTGGGCCTCTCATCGTTGGAAGCCTCCTGCAGAACATCGTCCAAATGATGTCTGTCATGTTTGTCGGTCATCTCGGTGAGCTCTCTCTCTCGAGTGCCTCCATCGCCACCTCCTTCGCCGGTGTCACTGGCTTCAGCTTATTGGTATGTTACATGAATTTTATTTCTTGCATGTGTTACAGCATCCTGAACAATTaacatcaacttgaatgttttctTTATCATCATTTCAGGCCGGCATGTCGACCAGCTTGGACACACTGTGTGGGCAAGCCTTCGGAGCAAAGCAGTACTATCTTCTTGGTATCTACAAGCAGAGGGCAATCCTTGTGTTCACTCCTGTGAGTGTCGTGGTTGCTGTAATCTGGGTATACACCGGCCAGATCCTTCTGTTCTTTGGCCAGGACCCTGAGATTGCCATGGGAGCAGGGAGCTACATCCGGTGGCTGATTCCAGCACTGTTTGTTTACGGTCCACTGCAGTGCCATGTCCGTTTCCTGCAGACACAAAATATCGTCCTCCCAGTGATGCTCAGCTCAGGTGTCACAGCACTGAACCATATGTTGGTGTGCTGGTTACTGGTTTACAAGCTTGGTCTGGGCAACAAGGGTGCTGCCTTGGCCAACACAATCTCTTACCTGACCAACCTGTTAATCTTGGCTCTCTACATCAGGATCTCTCCATCATGTAAGAGAACTTGGACAGGGTTGTCAATGGAGGCGTTTCGTGACATTGTTAGTTTCTTTAGGCTTGCTGTTCCGTCTGCGCTGATGGTTTGGTGAGTTTGAGTTGAGGTCCTCTATATGCAGGTACAAGTTTTGGTGTTTCATATCTAACTGATTTCCACCCTACATTTATACACAGCTTAGAGTGGTGGTCGTTTGAGCTCCTGGTACTTCTTTCTGGATTTCTTCCAAATCCTAAGCTCGAGGCATCGGTATTGTCCATCAGGTGTGGTAACATATTCATGgcttttttcatattttttttttcTGACAGTAACAGTTGAATCTCCTGCAGTTTAAATACTATTTCGTTAGTATTCAGGATCCCATCTGGTCTTAGTGCAGCTATAAGGTGAGACCAATACTGTTTATTGATTATATAATACTACTAGCAATGATATAATTATCTCGCCCTACAAGAAGCTAATATCCTTTATCTCCCCTCTGTAGCACCCGTGTATCAAATGAGCTTGGTGCTGGGCAGCCAAATGCTGCTCGTCTGGCGACCCAGGTGATCATGGTCCTTGGTATTTTGTCAAGCCTATCAGTTGGTCTTCTTATGATTTTGGTGCGCAATTTGTGGGGGTATGCATACAGCAACGAGAAGGAAGTGGTGGAATACATTTCCAGAATTATGCCAATTCTTGCCGTCACATTCTTGTTTGACGACATGCAGTGTATTCTTTCAGGTAAATATAAATACTTCTCAGAAAGAAAATTTGGCACCCACAATGCTCCTGTTTGTATATTGGTATTCTGTTTAGGATATAGGGTGAAACAATATTTGTCTTATCTAGCAAACACCAAGATACTGAATGGAATTGGGGGATATTCGATATTTTTTCAGGTATTGTTAGGGGCTGTGGCTTTCAAAAGATTGGTGCTTATGTCAATCTTAGTGCGTACTACCTTGTCGGCATCCCTGCGGCTTTATGTTTTGCCTTTGTGTACCACCTTGGTGGAGTGGTATTTATTTTCCTACCCTTATCATAAAGAAAAGTTCCAATTTTCTCATTTGATTTGATGAAACCTCTAACGAAGGTGTCTATGAATTGTTAGGGGCTGTGGTCCGGAATAACTTGCGGACTTGTCGTGCAAACGGTGTTGCTCCTGGGCATTACCCTGCGCACTAACTGGGACAAAGAAGTAAGCAAAATAACGAGATATTCTAGCACGCGAtcatatttgttttttttttcgctTCTCAGTGAACTTATTGGATGGCCCATTATCTATATTGTTGCTTTGGTAGGCTTTGAAGGCGAAGGACAGAGTTTTCAGTTCTTCCTTACCCGTAGACTTGGAGACATGAGACACACGAGATGCACTATTTTCTAGGAAAAATTGGCCACGAAAAGTGTAATGAGATAAGGAACTGATGAAGAATTGCTCACTAAATGAGGTGCTCTGTCTCAGCTGTTACTAGCATTGCGCTTATTCAAGGAAACATCTGGAAATGAGCTTATCCTCTTTGGTAAATGTTTGCCGGGTACAGGAAATAAATTGTCTGGATGAGTAGAGGCGCAACACTTTAGAATATAAGATGAGGGAATAAATTTTTCGTGACTAGCATCCACTTTATgcctttttgttctcttatcttaAGAAGTTATGAGTAGAAGATTTTGTGAGGATTTATTAGACTGCTTTTTTCATTAAAAAAATGGAATGCCAAAGAAAGGAGATTCATCGTCAGCATTGCATATGCTTGGTTTTGGTAGTGTATTTCTGAAGGATGCTAACTTGGTAACGCTAGCTAGTGGTTAGTTCAGGGCCACTACGAATCTAGATAAGGAGAAAAGGTGAAATGTTCATTGGTAACATGGAAAGATTTTTGCACTTTGCAGAAATGTTCTTCATGGGGGTGGTGAAAAAAATGGTGAGAGCTGGCGATCCATTTATACCTTGAAATTATGATATCTTTCCTTTCACATCTATGATGTCGATAGAGCGAGAGGAAATGACCAAACAAACATAGCATAAGACATCTCAGGGCATATTTAGCAAAAATCACATGGTTTTAAGGGGAAAAAATCAAATAGGTAGATAATGGAAACAAATATATGCCTGTAAATTTTGTAATTTAAACATCATTTAGCTTTTCTTTATCTTTGACTTGCTAACCATGACTAGTAGCTTGGACTCtggttattgggttgacttgactTTGGCTATTTATTACACTTTACCATAACAGGTTTGATCACAATTACATCATAGTATTCCCATGCCGCCATACCTGTCGCCCACTATCGATAACACCAACTTCATTGTCTTGGTACATGAGTTCAAGTCAAATGATTACCTATATTATGAAACGATGTATTTTGGGCATTTCATCTGATCTTGATTTCATGTCTGCTACATGCCTCAATTTTTTTTTTCAAGATTTTGTACATATGCAAATTAAAAGAAGCACTGAAACAAAGTAATTCACCGATGGAAGCCAAATAGTGAGTAGATGGAAAGAGTTTCTGGATGACATTAAATCAGAGATACTTTGTGAAATCCCGCTGTGCCTGTGCCAGTAAATGGTTGTCTTCCCACTCGTCTCGATAGCTCTCATGCCGATCGGGCGCCGTGGTTCTTTCCATGATGTATATAAGTTTCCTCCACTCCTCGATCTTCTCCATCCCACATTGCTCCACCAACCAGTCCTCGTACTCAAACTGCAATGTCAAAATAAGTCCAGTAATAAAGTTATAATAACGGTGAGTGGCGAACTAGCTAATTATGAAAAGCATAAAGATCAATGAATGTATGTACCATACCGTGCATCTGAGGTCATGAGTGGATCTCTTGGGGCATCCGCGAGCTTCCATGTCTGCGTAAAATGCTGCCACATCATGCATCATGTTGTCTTGTGATGGGAGCTCAATTCTTCCTGATAGAACTCGAGCCACCCAGGTGCTTTGGAGTTGAAACAATGGAAAAAGGATAGACTGGAGAGAAGGAACTTAATTCAAACTCGTGAATGCATAGATCAAACAACTAACTAGTGAACAACAATGGAGCTCAAACGTAGCTAGCTGGCCTAGCTAGCAAAATAAGCTGACCGCGAAGGGCAATCCGATGAAGGAGATGTGAGGAGCTAGTTGGGGAGGGAACACGTGCTTGTAGAGCGGTCGCACGCAGTTGTCTTCCACATAGGTACCAATGTCATCACCTATGAACGGGAAGTTATACTTGTATCTGCATAATTAGGAACCGATGAAACATAATTCACACAAGATAGTTTTTTTTTTCATCGCAAGCAGAGGCTCCAGCCACACTGACTAGATTTAGGAAGATGTACTAGTTACTTACCCAGTACAATGCACAATAGCATCCGCTTTGATACGACTGCCATCTTGAAACACAATAGAGCCATCTTCCTCGGCACGCTCAATCTGCAATAAGCATTCGTAATACTGTAGTATTAACCACTTGATGCCGCTAGCTATCTCAATGCGATGACCAAATTGGTGGATTCGATATGATATTACGTATTCCCTGGATACGAAAATAAGTGACTCAGCTTATTTTAAAACAGTGGCAATATAAGTTACCATGGAATGTAGCCACAAGTTGGAACGATCAGTAGTAGGAGTAGTCTGCATTTCACAAGGCGCCGATCGGATGGCAACATGGACCTCTTTGGCGACACCAGCAAGTTCCCTCGAGATATCTATCCCACTGGGATGATATCCTATTATCACCACAACCTAGCTACCCATACAAATTTAATAAGCTCACACATATATAGG
This region of Lolium perenne isolate Kyuss_39 chromosome 2, Kyuss_2.0, whole genome shotgun sequence genomic DNA includes:
- the LOC127334302 gene encoding protein DETOXIFICATION 16 isoform X2, coding for MVPNMEEPLVGGNVEKIGGPGESLVVIEVKKQLYLAGPLIVGSLLQNIVQMMSVMFVGHLGELSLSSASIATSFAGVTGFSLLAGMSTSLDTLCGQAFGAKQYYLLGIYKQRAILVFTPVSVVVAVIWVYTGQILLFFGQDPEIAMGAGSYIRWLIPALFVYGPLQCHVRFLQTQNIVLPVMLSSGVTALNHMLVCWLLVYKLGLGNKGAALANTISYLTNLLILALYIRISPSCKRTWTGLSMEAFRDIVSFFRLAVPSALMVCLEWWSFELLVLLSGFLPNPKLEASVLSISLNTISLVFRIPSGLSAAISTRVSNELGAGQPNAARLATQVIMVLGILSSLSVGLLMILVRNLWGYAYSNEKEVVEYISRIMPILAVTFLFDDMQCILSGIVRGCGFQKIGAYVNLSAYYLVGIPAALCFAFVYHLGGVGLWSGITCGLVVQTVLLLGITLRTNWDKEALKAKDRVFSSSLPVDLET
- the LOC127334305 gene encoding flavin-containing monooxygenase FMO GS-OX5 isoform X1; protein product: MPSRVAVIGAGAAGLVAARELRREGHAPVVFERATGVGGTWLYDPAASSDPLSAGGSYSSLYASLRTNLPREIMGFLDFPFVAVEGTDSDQRRFPGHEEVLRYLQEFARRFDLLGMVRLGTEVVRVHRDASAASWRVAYSSSKLAGVGSEEVEVGEEEAFDAVVVCNGHFSEPRLAHIAGIDSWPGKQLHSYNYRVPDPFHGQVVVIIGYHPSGIDISRELAGVAKEVHVAIRSAPCEMQTTPTTDRSNLWLHSMIERAEEDGSIVFQDGSRIKADAIVHCTGYKYNFPFIGDDIGTYVEDNCVRPLYKHVFPPQLAPHISFIGLPFASILFPLFQLQSTWVARVLSGRIELPSQDNMMHDVAAFYADMEARGCPKRSTHDLRCTFEYEDWLVEQCGMEKIEEWRKLIYIMERTTAPDRHESYRDEWEDNHLLAQAQRDFTKYL
- the LOC127334302 gene encoding protein DETOXIFICATION 16 isoform X1, giving the protein MRGEIFNFFAPNYVGTFFLRWIMLELCDFRLRIRGQNLSEWPNTHFLTIYSGAALLGPRRGRVRRTSSPASSPGPPQPPAVLAPRRHSPRRPTHSSTRPPPHREAKFEVPGMVPNMEEPLVGGNVEKIGGPGESLVVIEVKKQLYLAGPLIVGSLLQNIVQMMSVMFVGHLGELSLSSASIATSFAGVTGFSLLAGMSTSLDTLCGQAFGAKQYYLLGIYKQRAILVFTPVSVVVAVIWVYTGQILLFFGQDPEIAMGAGSYIRWLIPALFVYGPLQCHVRFLQTQNIVLPVMLSSGVTALNHMLVCWLLVYKLGLGNKGAALANTISYLTNLLILALYIRISPSCKRTWTGLSMEAFRDIVSFFRLAVPSALMVCLEWWSFELLVLLSGFLPNPKLEASVLSISLNTISLVFRIPSGLSAAISTRVSNELGAGQPNAARLATQVIMVLGILSSLSVGLLMILVRNLWGYAYSNEKEVVEYISRIMPILAVTFLFDDMQCILSGIVRGCGFQKIGAYVNLSAYYLVGIPAALCFAFVYHLGGVGLWSGITCGLVVQTVLLLGITLRTNWDKEALKAKDRVFSSSLPVDLET
- the LOC127334305 gene encoding flavin-containing monooxygenase FMO GS-OX5 isoform X2 gives rise to the protein MPSRVAVIGAGAAGLVAARELRREGHAPVVFERATGVGGTWLYDPAASSDPLSAGGSYSSLYASLRTNLPREIMGFLDFPFVAVEGTDSDQRRFPGHEEVLRYLQEFARRFDLLGMVRLGTEVVRVHRDASAASWRVAYSSSKLAGVGSEEVEVGEEEAFDAVVVCNGHFSEPRLAHIAGIDSWPGKQLHSYNYRVPDPFHGQVVVIIGYHPSGIDISRELAGVAKEVHVAIRSAPCEMQTTPTTDRSNLWLHSMIERAEEDGSIVFQDGSRIKADAIVHCTGYKYNFPFIGDDIGTYVEDNCVRPLYKHVFPPQLAPHISFIGLPFATWKLADAPRDPLMTSDARLSTRTGWWSNVGWRRSRSGGNLYTSWKEPRRPIGMRAIETSGKTTIYWHRHSGISQSISDLMSSRNSFHLLTIWLPSVNYFVSVLLLICICTKS